The Candidatus Pantoea soli genome window below encodes:
- a CDS encoding methyl-accepting chemotaxis protein codes for MRNNQPITQREFDFDDRATLMSTTDLNSHITYANDAFIQVSGFSPDEVNGQPHNMVRHPDMPAEAFADMWHTLKQGEPWTALVKNRRKNGDHYWVRANAIPVVREGSVQGYMSVRTKPSAEEVRQAEALYRDFREGRARGRRFHKGLIVGTGWRRATSLLKTLPLRWRIRSTLFALLPLSLLSVWLLGMAPMALGGFAGGMALLLLLATLWLEQQISRPVERMCRQALSVASGASHKVDQIDRVDEIGVTLRAIGQLGLMFRWLVDDVSGQAINVLSASDAIKRSNDELSRRTEQAAANVQQTAATMNEMTATVKSNTETAGEVNSLSSGTSSAAIKGGEVMQEMVGMMAEIAESSRRIASITSVIDGIAFQTNILALNAAVEAARAGEQGKGFAVVAGEVRNLAQRSAKAASEIKMLVETSASRVQSGSDHADAAGRTMQGIVSQVQNVSDLIAQISAATAEQSIALSEISTAVEDLDDITHQNAARVAEGAEAAGRMTHQANRLVEAISVFR; via the coding sequence ATGCGTAACAACCAGCCCATCACCCAGCGCGAATTTGATTTCGACGATCGCGCAACGCTGATGTCCACCACCGATCTCAACAGCCATATCACCTATGCTAACGACGCCTTTATCCAGGTCAGCGGGTTCAGTCCCGACGAGGTAAACGGGCAGCCGCACAATATGGTGCGCCATCCGGATATGCCCGCGGAAGCCTTCGCCGATATGTGGCACACCCTGAAGCAGGGCGAACCCTGGACCGCGCTGGTAAAAAACCGCCGCAAGAATGGCGATCACTACTGGGTGCGCGCCAATGCCATTCCGGTGGTACGTGAGGGCAGCGTGCAGGGGTACATGTCGGTGCGCACCAAACCTTCCGCTGAGGAGGTCCGTCAGGCAGAAGCGCTCTACCGCGATTTCCGCGAAGGGCGCGCGCGCGGACGTCGTTTTCACAAAGGACTGATTGTCGGTACCGGCTGGCGGCGTGCAACGTCCCTGCTGAAAACGCTGCCGCTGCGCTGGCGCATTCGTTCCACGCTGTTTGCGCTGCTGCCGCTTTCGCTGCTCAGCGTCTGGCTGCTGGGTATGGCCCCGATGGCGCTGGGCGGTTTCGCCGGCGGTATGGCACTGCTGCTGCTGCTGGCCACGCTGTGGCTGGAGCAGCAAATTTCGCGGCCCGTGGAGCGCATGTGCCGTCAGGCGCTGAGCGTGGCGAGCGGTGCCAGCCATAAAGTGGATCAGATTGATCGCGTCGATGAGATTGGCGTCACGCTGCGCGCTATCGGCCAGCTGGGGCTGATGTTCCGCTGGCTGGTGGATGATGTCAGCGGCCAGGCCATCAACGTGCTGAGCGCCAGCGACGCCATCAAACGCAGCAATGACGAACTGAGCCGCCGCACTGAACAGGCGGCGGCAAACGTGCAGCAAACCGCAGCGACCATGAACGAAATGACCGCCACGGTGAAGAGCAACACCGAGACCGCCGGCGAGGTAAACAGCCTCTCTTCCGGCACCAGCAGCGCCGCCATTAAAGGCGGAGAAGTGATGCAGGAGATGGTTGGCATGATGGCCGAAATTGCCGAAAGTTCCCGGCGTATCGCCAGCATTACCAGCGTGATTGATGGCATTGCTTTCCAGACCAATATCCTGGCGCTGAATGCGGCAGTGGAGGCGGCACGCGCTGGCGAACAGGGCAAAGGGTTTGCGGTGGTGGCCGGCGAGGTGCGTAATCTGGCCCAGCGCAGCGCCAAAGCCGCCAGTGAGATCAAAATGCTGGTGGAAACCAGCGCCAGCCGCGTGCAGTCAGGCAGCGATCACGCCGATGCGGCCGGACGCACCATGCAGGGTATTGTCAGTCAGGTGCAGAACGTCAGCGATCTGATCGCGCAAATCAGCGCGGCCACCGCGGAACAATCCATTGCGCTGAGTGAAATCAGCACCGCCGTGGAAGATCTGGATGACATTACGCATCAGAACGCCGCACGCGTGGCCGAAGGTGCCGAAGCCGCCGGCCGCATGACGCATCAGGCGAATCGCCTGGTCGAGGCGATCAGCGTATTCCGTTAA
- the gltP gene encoding glutamate/aspartate:proton symporter GltP: MKGFKLTLAWQILIALILGIVVGTVLHNQPDNREWLITNILTPAGDIFIHLIKMIVVPIVISSLIVGIAGVGDAKKLGRIGVKTIIYFEVITTIAIVVGITLANVFQPGSGIDMSTLATVDISKYEATTEAVQGAPHGLVTTILSLIPQNIFASLVKGDMLPIIFFSVLFGMGLSALPSEHRDPLVTVFRSISETMFKVTHMIMRYAPVGVFALIAVTIANFGFASLYPLAKLVLLVYAAILFFAFVVLGAVARFCKLRITTLMRILKDELILAYSTSSSETVLPRIMQKMEAYGAPKAITSFVVPTGYSFNLDGSTLYQSIAAIFIAQLYGIDLSLTDEIILVLTLMVTSKGIAGVPGVSFVVLLATLGSVGIPLEGLAFIAGVDRIMDMARTALNVIGNALAVLVISRWENQFDARQAEAYELQLRAQNAG; this comes from the coding sequence ATGAAAGGTTTTAAACTCACCCTGGCCTGGCAGATTTTGATTGCCCTGATTCTCGGCATTGTTGTCGGAACCGTGCTGCATAATCAGCCAGACAATCGTGAATGGTTAATCACTAACATTCTTACCCCGGCAGGCGATATCTTCATTCATCTGATCAAGATGATTGTGGTGCCGATTGTTATTTCCTCACTGATTGTCGGCATTGCAGGCGTCGGGGATGCGAAAAAGCTGGGTCGGATTGGTGTGAAAACCATTATCTATTTTGAAGTGATCACCACCATTGCCATTGTGGTCGGCATCACGCTGGCCAACGTATTCCAACCCGGCAGCGGCATTGATATGTCAACGCTGGCAACGGTGGACATCTCTAAATACGAAGCCACAACGGAAGCTGTGCAGGGGGCGCCACATGGTCTGGTGACCACCATTCTGTCGCTGATTCCGCAGAATATCTTCGCCTCGCTGGTGAAGGGAGACATGCTGCCGATTATCTTTTTCTCGGTGCTGTTTGGCATGGGGCTGTCGGCGCTGCCGTCTGAGCACCGCGATCCACTGGTCACGGTATTCCGTTCCATTTCCGAAACCATGTTTAAAGTGACGCACATGATCATGCGTTATGCACCGGTAGGGGTGTTTGCGCTAATCGCCGTCACCATCGCTAACTTCGGTTTTGCCTCGCTTTACCCGCTGGCGAAGCTGGTACTGCTGGTATATGCGGCCATTCTGTTCTTTGCGTTTGTGGTACTGGGCGCGGTGGCGCGCTTCTGCAAGCTGCGCATCACTACGCTGATGCGTATTCTGAAAGATGAGCTGATTCTGGCGTACTCGACCTCCAGCTCAGAGACCGTACTGCCACGTATTATGCAGAAGATGGAAGCCTACGGTGCGCCAAAAGCCATTACCAGCTTTGTGGTGCCAACCGGCTACTCCTTCAATCTGGATGGCTCCACGCTGTATCAGAGTATTGCGGCGATCTTTATTGCGCAGCTGTACGGTATCGATCTGTCGCTGACGGATGAAATCATTCTGGTACTGACGCTGATGGTGACGTCGAAAGGGATTGCCGGCGTGCCGGGCGTGTCTTTCGTGGTGCTGCTGGCCACCCTGGGCAGCGTGGGCATTCCGCTGGAAGGCCTGGCCTTTATTGCCGGTGTCGACCGCATCATGGATATGGCGCGTACCGCACTGAACGTCATTGGTAACGCGCTGGCGGTACTGGTGATCTCGCGCTGGGAAAACCAGTTTGATGCCCGCCAGGCGGAAGCCTACGAGCTGCAGCTGCGCGCGCAAAACGCCGGATAA
- a CDS encoding AraC family transcriptional regulator — protein MSRYDDLTSELLMGMRLYGVKYQRIALHAPFGLRYDDAPGRAQLHFVGRGSLLIRSASGVLYPLQAGDALLIPHGKAHALISSEEVTCEPLSTFTSKPICDGVCAINDAPDGSVCPDDSDVILFSACMAFELGGMQPLVHTMPDVMLVSTLLAQYPEIQPILDAMERETRQRKAGFAGILSRLADVVAAQIVRGWVENGCGQGSGLVQALRDPRLSQAMAAMHRAPGENWTVARLARESGSSRSVFAARFQSATGMTPLRYLTELRMRLAVERIVHHGEAVESVAFHLGYGSLAAFSRAFKRIVGTPPGALRAGREAAATP, from the coding sequence ATGAGCCGCTATGACGATCTCACCAGCGAACTGCTGATGGGCATGCGCCTGTATGGCGTGAAGTATCAGCGTATTGCCTTGCATGCGCCCTTTGGTCTGCGCTACGACGACGCGCCCGGCAGAGCGCAGCTGCACTTTGTTGGCCGCGGATCGCTGCTGATCCGCTCCGCATCCGGGGTGCTTTATCCGCTGCAGGCGGGCGATGCGCTGCTGATTCCGCACGGCAAAGCGCACGCGCTGATCTCGTCGGAAGAGGTCACCTGTGAGCCCCTCTCGACCTTCACCAGCAAACCTATCTGCGACGGCGTCTGCGCCATTAATGATGCGCCGGATGGCAGTGTCTGCCCGGATGACAGCGATGTGATCCTGTTCAGCGCCTGCATGGCGTTTGAGCTGGGCGGCATGCAGCCGCTGGTGCACACCATGCCGGATGTCATGCTGGTCAGCACGCTGCTGGCGCAGTATCCGGAAATTCAGCCGATCCTGGATGCCATGGAGCGCGAAACCCGCCAGCGTAAGGCCGGCTTTGCTGGCATTCTGTCGCGGCTGGCGGACGTGGTGGCGGCACAGATTGTGCGCGGCTGGGTGGAAAACGGCTGCGGCCAGGGCAGCGGGCTGGTGCAGGCGCTGCGCGATCCGCGCCTCAGTCAGGCGATGGCGGCAATGCACCGCGCGCCGGGGGAAAACTGGACGGTCGCGCGCCTGGCGCGTGAATCCGGCAGCTCACGCTCGGTGTTTGCCGCACGCTTTCAGAGCGCCACCGGCATGACGCCGCTGCGTTACCTGACAGAGCTGCGCATGCGGCTGGCGGTAGAGCGCATTGTGCATCATGGGGAAGCGGTAGAGAGCGTGGCTTTTCATCTCGGTTACGGCTCGCTGGCGGCCTTCAGTCGCGCCTTCAAGCGGATTGTAGGCACCCCACCCGGCGCGCTGCGCGCCGGACGGGAAGCCGCTGCCACCCCTTAA
- the acs gene encoding acetate--CoA ligase produces MSQIHKHPVPAAIAANALINADQYAALYQQSVDDPESFWGEQGKILDWIKPYSKVKNTSFAPGNIAIRWYEDGALNLAANCLDRHLQTRGDHPAIIWEGDDASQSKTLTFRELHADVCRFANVLTGLGVKKGDVVAIYMPMVPEAAVAMLACARIGAVHSVIFGGFSPEAVAGRVIDSSARLVITADEGVRAGRAIPLKKNVDDALDNPGVSSVKNVVVFRRTGKDTGWREGRDLWWHELMAGASDQHEPVAVEAEHPLFILYTSGSTGKPKGVLHTTGGYLVYAATTFKYVFDYHPDDIYWCTADVGWITGHSYLIYGPLACGATTLMFEGVPNWPQPSRMAEVVDKHKVTLLYTAPTAIRALMAEGDKAIAGTDRSSLRIMGSVGEPINPEAWEWYYKKIGDSRCPIVDTWWQTETGGFMITPLPGATELKAGSATKPFFGVQPALVDNEGNTLDGATEGNLVIVDSWPGQARTLFGDHDRFEQTYFSTFKNRYFSGDGARRDEEGYYWITGRVDDVLNVSGHRLGTAEIESALVSHPKIAEAAVVGIPHSIKGQAIYAYITLNHGEEPSPELYTEVRNWVRKEIGPIATPDVLHWTDSLPKTRSGKIMRRILRKIAAGDTSNFGDTSTLADPGVVEKLLEEKQSITMP; encoded by the coding sequence ATGAGCCAAATACACAAGCATCCCGTTCCTGCGGCCATCGCCGCGAATGCCCTGATTAATGCCGATCAGTATGCGGCGCTGTATCAACAGTCGGTTGACGATCCCGAATCTTTCTGGGGCGAACAGGGGAAAATCCTCGACTGGATCAAACCCTACAGCAAAGTGAAAAATACCTCGTTCGCGCCGGGCAATATTGCTATTCGCTGGTATGAAGATGGCGCGCTGAATCTGGCCGCCAACTGCCTCGATCGCCATCTGCAAACCCGTGGCGATCATCCGGCGATCATCTGGGAAGGCGACGACGCCAGCCAGAGTAAGACCCTGACCTTCCGGGAGCTGCATGCTGACGTCTGCCGCTTTGCCAATGTGCTGACCGGCCTTGGCGTGAAGAAAGGCGATGTTGTGGCAATCTACATGCCGATGGTACCGGAAGCCGCTGTCGCCATGCTGGCCTGCGCGCGCATTGGTGCCGTGCACTCCGTGATTTTCGGTGGTTTCTCACCGGAAGCGGTCGCCGGCCGCGTCATCGATTCCAGTGCTCGTCTGGTCATTACCGCTGACGAAGGGGTACGCGCCGGTCGCGCCATCCCGCTGAAGAAAAATGTCGATGACGCGCTGGATAATCCGGGCGTCAGCAGCGTGAAAAATGTTGTGGTGTTCCGCCGCACGGGTAAAGACACCGGCTGGCGCGAAGGCCGCGATCTGTGGTGGCACGAGCTGATGGCCGGCGCCAGCGATCAGCACGAACCGGTGGCGGTGGAAGCAGAACATCCGCTGTTTATCCTTTACACCTCGGGATCCACCGGCAAGCCGAAAGGCGTGCTGCATACCACCGGCGGCTATCTGGTATATGCGGCAACCACCTTCAAATATGTGTTTGATTATCATCCGGATGACATTTACTGGTGCACCGCCGATGTCGGCTGGATCACCGGTCACAGCTACCTGATTTATGGTCCGCTGGCCTGCGGCGCCACCACCCTGATGTTTGAAGGCGTGCCAAACTGGCCTCAGCCCAGCCGCATGGCTGAAGTGGTGGATAAACATAAGGTCACGCTGCTGTACACCGCGCCAACGGCGATTCGCGCCCTGATGGCAGAAGGCGACAAAGCGATAGCCGGTACCGATCGCAGCAGCCTGCGCATCATGGGCTCAGTGGGCGAACCCATTAACCCGGAAGCCTGGGAGTGGTATTACAAAAAAATTGGTGACAGCCGCTGTCCGATTGTCGATACCTGGTGGCAGACCGAAACCGGCGGCTTTATGATCACCCCGCTGCCGGGTGCCACCGAGCTGAAAGCGGGCTCCGCGACGAAACCTTTCTTTGGCGTGCAGCCTGCGCTGGTGGATAACGAAGGCAATACGCTGGACGGTGCCACCGAGGGTAATCTGGTGATTGTCGACTCCTGGCCGGGCCAGGCGCGCACGCTGTTTGGCGATCACGACCGTTTTGAGCAAACCTATTTTTCCACCTTCAAAAACCGCTACTTCAGCGGCGATGGCGCGCGTCGTGATGAAGAAGGTTACTACTGGATCACCGGTCGCGTGGATGATGTGCTGAACGTCTCCGGTCACCGCCTTGGCACCGCGGAGATTGAATCCGCGCTGGTTTCGCATCCGAAGATTGCCGAAGCCGCCGTGGTGGGGATTCCGCACAGCATCAAAGGCCAGGCGATTTATGCCTATATCACACTGAACCACGGTGAAGAACCGTCGCCGGAACTGTACACCGAAGTGCGTAACTGGGTGCGTAAAGAGATTGGCCCGATTGCCACGCCGGATGTGCTGCACTGGACCGATTCCCTGCCGAAAACCCGCTCCGGTAAGATCATGCGTCGCATTCTGCGCAAGATCGCAGCGGGCGACACCAGCAACTTTGGCGATACCTCAACGCTGGCCGATCCAGGCGTGGTCGAAAAACTGCTGGAGGAGAAACAGTCGATCACCATGCCATAA
- a CDS encoding DUF1471 domain-containing protein — protein MKSIKTFAAVIALSVLPLTSFAQSISATGPTLDEAEAQIAAKAQALDASYTITEANFNNGVHMTAQLTQ, from the coding sequence ATGAAATCTATCAAAACTTTTGCAGCTGTTATTGCCCTGTCCGTGCTGCCGCTGACCAGCTTTGCCCAGAGCATCAGCGCCACAGGCCCGACGCTGGATGAGGCTGAAGCGCAAATCGCCGCCAAAGCGCAAGCGCTGGACGCGTCCTACACCATCACCGAAGCCAACTTCAACAATGGCGTACACATGACCGCGCAGCTGACGCAGTAA
- the murP gene encoding PTS N-acetylmuramic acid transporter subunit IIBC, with protein sequence MADLTESDVQAILQAVGGAANVQHCGHCMTRLRLTLADAGRVDQARLKTLPGVLGVINHDEQLQIVLGPGKAQTAAVQLQAQLSQAEAPPAQDLQHIARAQKQQLKARQTSALHRFLACFATIFTPLIPGFIGAGLLLGFATLLEQVFHLTQPGNHPHWLQDAVAYMKVFGKGLFTFLSILIGYNAQKAFGGTGVNGAIIASLFILGYTPHATVGYYSGMSDFFGLTIDPRGNIIGVLLAALFGAWLEKQLRKIIPDNLDMILTSLLTLMITGAVTFLVIMPLGGELFKAMSWLFIHLNNNPFGCALLAGLFLIAVMLGIHQGFIPVYFALMETQGFNSLFPILAMAGAGQVGAALALWCKADKHSLLRTQIKGAIVPGLLGVGEPLIYGVTLPRLKPFITACLGGALGGFFIGLVAWLGLPVGMNTVFGPSGLVTLPLMTSSQGIFAGMAVYLAGLIVAWSGGFIFTWWGGTRNVDLS encoded by the coding sequence ATGGCTGACCTCACCGAAAGCGACGTGCAGGCGATCCTGCAGGCGGTGGGCGGCGCGGCTAACGTGCAGCACTGTGGCCACTGCATGACGCGGCTGCGTCTGACGCTGGCCGATGCGGGGCGGGTTGATCAGGCGCGCCTGAAAACGCTGCCGGGCGTGCTGGGCGTCATCAATCACGACGAACAGCTGCAGATTGTGCTGGGTCCTGGCAAAGCACAGACCGCCGCAGTACAGCTGCAGGCGCAGCTGTCGCAGGCAGAGGCACCGCCCGCGCAGGATCTGCAGCACATCGCCCGCGCGCAGAAACAGCAGCTGAAAGCCAGACAGACCAGCGCGCTGCATCGCTTTCTGGCCTGCTTTGCCACGATCTTTACCCCGCTGATTCCCGGCTTCATTGGTGCGGGCCTGCTGCTGGGGTTCGCCACGCTGCTGGAGCAGGTTTTCCACCTGACGCAACCTGGCAACCACCCGCACTGGCTGCAGGACGCCGTGGCCTATATGAAAGTCTTCGGCAAAGGGCTCTTTACCTTTCTGAGTATCCTGATTGGCTACAATGCGCAAAAGGCGTTTGGCGGCACGGGGGTGAATGGTGCCATCATCGCCTCGCTGTTTATTCTGGGTTATACGCCGCATGCCACCGTGGGGTATTACAGCGGAATGAGCGATTTTTTCGGACTGACGATTGACCCGCGCGGCAATATTATCGGCGTGCTGCTGGCCGCGCTGTTCGGCGCCTGGCTGGAGAAACAGCTGCGTAAAATCATTCCTGATAATCTGGATATGATTCTCACCTCGCTGCTGACGCTGATGATTACCGGAGCGGTGACCTTTCTCGTCATCATGCCGCTGGGTGGTGAACTGTTCAAAGCCATGTCGTGGCTGTTCATTCATCTGAACAATAATCCGTTTGGCTGCGCCCTGCTGGCCGGGCTGTTTTTAATTGCGGTGATGCTGGGTATCCATCAGGGCTTTATTCCGGTCTATTTCGCGCTGATGGAAACGCAGGGCTTTAACTCCCTGTTCCCGATTCTGGCCATGGCCGGTGCGGGACAGGTCGGGGCAGCGCTGGCGCTGTGGTGCAAAGCGGATAAGCATTCGCTGCTGCGCACGCAGATCAAAGGGGCTATTGTGCCGGGCCTGCTGGGCGTGGGCGAACCGCTGATTTATGGCGTGACGCTGCCGCGTCTCAAACCGTTCATTACTGCCTGCCTGGGCGGCGCGCTGGGAGGGTTCTTCATCGGTCTGGTGGCGTGGCTGGGTCTGCCGGTCGGCATGAATACCGTCTTTGGCCCATCCGGGCTGGTCACGCTACCGCTGATGACCTCATCACAGGGTATTTTTGCCGGCATGGCGGTGTATCTGGCCGGGCTGATCGTGGCGTGGAGCGGCGGCTTTATCTTCACCTGGTGGGGCGGCACCCGAAACGTGGATCTAAGCTGA
- a CDS encoding MFS transporter — translation MSVETELTQTRITVDKPAWSAVFAMAFGVFGLITAEFLPVSLLTPVAASLHVSEGQAGQTVTVTALVALLTSLVIGNVTRRLDRRVVMLAFTLLLIASALLVAFAENLPMILLARVLLGMAIGGFWTLSTAITMRLVPADQVPRALSIVFSGISLATIIAAPLGSYLGGLIGWRNIFLLTGVLGGLALFWQFFTLPAMPPENHARSGGVLDLLRQRVMRWGMLAVILMFTGHFAFFTYLRPFLETRAQLDVNQLSLVLLAFGVANFFGTSLAAWLVTRSVSLTLTGMALLMSVTALLLVSFGHVPWLVATGVALWGLAFGSMPTGWSTWLSRAVPDDAEAGGGLLVATIQLAITAGAAAGGWVFDLHGAGGVFLASSGLMLLAAITIFSRVRQHG, via the coding sequence ATGAGCGTGGAAACTGAATTAACACAAACCCGTATTACGGTGGATAAACCCGCGTGGAGCGCGGTGTTTGCCATGGCCTTCGGCGTGTTTGGCCTGATTACCGCTGAGTTTCTGCCGGTCAGTTTACTGACGCCGGTTGCGGCTTCGCTGCATGTCAGCGAAGGGCAGGCAGGCCAGACGGTGACGGTCACGGCGCTGGTAGCGCTGCTGACCAGTCTGGTGATCGGAAACGTAACCCGCCGCCTCGATCGGCGCGTGGTGATGCTGGCCTTTACCCTGCTGCTGATTGCCTCGGCGCTGCTGGTGGCCTTCGCCGAAAACCTGCCGATGATTCTGCTGGCGCGCGTGCTGCTGGGCATGGCTATCGGCGGCTTCTGGACGCTCTCCACGGCGATCACCATGCGGCTGGTGCCGGCCGATCAGGTGCCGCGTGCGCTGTCGATTGTGTTCAGCGGCATTTCGCTGGCGACCATCATTGCGGCTCCGCTGGGCAGCTACCTCGGCGGCCTGATTGGCTGGCGCAACATTTTTCTGCTCACCGGTGTGCTGGGCGGGCTGGCGCTGTTCTGGCAGTTCTTTACCCTGCCGGCGATGCCGCCAGAGAACCACGCGCGCAGCGGCGGCGTGCTGGACCTGCTGCGCCAGCGCGTCATGCGCTGGGGAATGCTGGCGGTTATCCTGATGTTTACCGGCCACTTCGCTTTCTTTACCTATCTGCGGCCGTTTCTTGAGACCCGCGCGCAGCTGGATGTGAATCAGCTGTCGCTGGTGCTGCTGGCGTTTGGCGTGGCGAACTTTTTTGGCACCTCGCTGGCGGCCTGGCTGGTCACGCGCAGCGTCTCGCTGACGCTCACCGGCATGGCGCTGCTGATGAGCGTCACGGCCCTGTTGCTGGTGAGCTTTGGCCATGTGCCGTGGCTGGTCGCGACCGGCGTGGCGCTCTGGGGGCTGGCGTTTGGCTCTATGCCTACCGGCTGGTCAACCTGGCTGTCGCGCGCCGTGCCGGATGACGCTGAAGCCGGGGGCGGTTTACTGGTGGCGACCATTCAGCTGGCGATCACGGCGGGCGCAGCGGCGGGCGGCTGGGTGTTTGATCTGCACGGCGCGGGTGGCGTATTCCTCGCCAGCAGTGGGCTGATGCTGCTGGCAGCCATAACGATTTTTTCCCGCGTGCGTCAGCACGGTTAA
- the murQ gene encoding N-acetylmuramic acid 6-phosphate etherase: MKIDLSQMITEGRNPASQNIDELSTEAMLRVINEEDKKVALAVEAIVPQIAQVVDAITRAFRRGGRLIYCGAGTSGRLGILDASECPPTFGTPRSQVVGLIAGGHTAILQAVENAEDNREQGAQDVKAIGLSADDVLVGIAASGRTPYVLGALAYAKQQGAFTAALSCNPDSPMSQAADIALTPVVGPEVVTGSSRMKAGTAQKLVLNMLTTGAMIRSGKVYGNLMVDVEATNQKLVQRQINIVRQATDCDEERAQQALAACGGHCKTAIVMVLANLDAEQASALLSHSQGFIRQALQAAGAH, encoded by the coding sequence ATGAAAATTGATCTGAGCCAGATGATCACCGAAGGCCGCAATCCGGCCAGCCAGAACATTGACGAGCTGTCCACAGAGGCGATGCTGCGCGTCATCAATGAGGAAGATAAAAAAGTGGCACTGGCGGTAGAAGCCATCGTGCCGCAGATAGCGCAGGTGGTGGATGCCATCACCCGTGCCTTCCGTCGCGGCGGACGGCTAATCTACTGCGGGGCCGGCACCTCGGGCCGTCTGGGGATCCTTGATGCCAGCGAGTGTCCGCCCACGTTTGGTACGCCGCGCAGTCAGGTGGTGGGACTGATTGCTGGCGGTCACACGGCCATCCTGCAGGCGGTTGAAAATGCCGAGGATAACCGTGAGCAGGGCGCGCAGGATGTCAAAGCCATCGGCTTATCCGCTGACGATGTGCTGGTCGGCATCGCGGCCAGCGGTCGCACCCCTTATGTACTGGGCGCGCTGGCCTATGCAAAACAGCAGGGCGCCTTTACCGCTGCGCTGAGCTGTAACCCGGACAGTCCGATGTCACAGGCGGCCGACATTGCGCTGACGCCGGTGGTAGGGCCGGAAGTGGTCACCGGCTCCTCGCGGATGAAAGCCGGCACGGCACAGAAGCTGGTGCTGAATATGCTGACCACCGGCGCGATGATCCGCAGCGGTAAGGTGTATGGCAATCTGATGGTGGACGTGGAAGCCACTAACCAGAAACTGGTTCAGCGGCAAATCAATATCGTCCGGCAGGCGACCGACTGCGATGAGGAGAGGGCGCAGCAGGCGCTGGCAGCGTGCGGCGGCCACTGCAAAACCGCCATTGTGATGGTGCTGGCAAATCTGGATGCAGAACAGGCCAGCGCGCTGCTCAGCCACAGCCAGGGCTTTATCCGGCAGGCGCTGCAGGCAGCAGGAGCACACTAA